The following nucleotide sequence is from Paeniglutamicibacter kerguelensis.
TCTTCTCGATCGCCGACCAGCGCTCGCTCGATTCCGAGGCGCCGGTGCAGATCCAGGCCCCGCCCTGCCGCGAGCTGCTGATTACGCCAGCCGTCATGTCCAAGGCCGCCAGGCTGCAGGAGCACATGCCCGCGGCCCGCGACATGCTGGCCAAGATCGCCGGCGGCATTGCGGTGGAGGGCATGGAGTCTCTGGCCCCGCTGCTGGTCGATTCCATGGTGCCGCTGCTGAGCCAGCTGCCCGCCGAATCCATCGCCCTGGTCATGGAGCCCGAACGTGTGCGTGCCCGCGCCCACGACCTGGAAGCGACAAACGCCGAATTCCTCGCCGCGGCCTGGGCCACGGCCTCCGACGGCGGGGCCGCGCCGCTGGACCTCAGCCAGGCGCAGGCGCAGGCCGCCGCCGATGAACTGGAGGCCGGCAACTTCACCTCGCTGGCCAAGACCCTGCTCGACGCGCAGGAGGCGAAGGTGTCCTGGTGGACGCTGACCTCCCTGGGCAGTGACACGGAGCTTCTGCCGGAGGTCGACGCCATCCGTCTCGACGCTCGCGAGCCGCGCGGCTACCAGGGCGACGTGGCGGAGATGATGCAGTTCATTTCCTCGCGCATCAAGGACAATTGGCGCCTGGTCGTCGCCACCGACGGGCCGGGCCCGGCGCAGCGACTTGCCGAGCTCTTCCACGACGCGGACATCCCCACGCACCGGATCGATTCGCTTGAGGGCGAGCCGACCGAGGGGCTCATCGAGATCACGACGGCGCAGGCGGGCCGCGGCTTTGTGCTCGATTCGCTGAAGCTCGGCCTGCTCACCGAGGCCGACCTGCTGGGCCGCTCCAGCGCGTACGCGCCGCGCGGCGCCAAGCGCATGGCGGTCAAGCGGCGCAACGCGGTTGACCCGTTGTCCCTGGTCGAGGGCGACTACGTGGTCCACGAACAGCACGGCATCGCCAAGTTCGTCGAACTCATCGCCCGCAAGGTTGCCGGCGGCACCGACGCCAAGCGCGAGTACCTGGTGCTCGAATACGCGCCGTCCAAGCGCGGGGCGCCGGGGGACAAGCTCTTTGTCCCCACCGACCAGCTGGACCAGGTCACCCGCTACGTCGGCGGCGAGGCGCCGAGCCTGTCCAAGATGGGCGGCTCGGACTGGGCCAGCACCAAGTCCAAGGCGCGCAAGGCCGTCAAGGAGATCGCCGGGGACCTGATCCGGCTCTACTCCGCCCGCATGGCTTCCCGCGGGCACTCGTTCGCCAAGGACACCCCGTGGCAGTCGGAGCTGGAGGAGGCCTTCGCCTATGTGGAGACCCCGGACCAGCTGACCACCATCAACGAGGTCAAGGCGGACATGGAGCGGGAGATTCCGATGGACCGGCTCATCTCCGGCGACGTGGGCTTCGGCAAGACCGAGATCGCGGTGCGCGCCGCGTTCAAGGCCGTGCAGGATTCCAAGCAGGTCGCCGTGCTGGTGCCCACCACGCTGCTGGCCTCCCAGCACCACCAGACCTTCACCGACCGCTACTCGGGCTTCCCGGTGCGCGTGCGCACGCTCTCGCGCTTCCAGAGCGCGAAGGAATCCAAGGACATCGTCGAGGGGTTGAAGAACGGGAGCGTCGACGTGGTCATCGGCACCCACCGGCTGCTCTCGGACACCGTCCAGTTCAAGGACCTGGGGCTGGTGATCGTCGACGAGGAGCAGCGCTTCGGCGTCGAGCACAAGGAGCAGCTCAAGAAGATGCGCACCAACGTGGACGTGCTTTCCATGTCCGCGACGCCGATCCCGCGCACCCTGGAGATGAGCCTGACCGGCATCCGCGAGACCTCCACGCTGGCGACCCCGCCGGAGGAGCGCCACCCGGTGCTCACCTACGTGGGCCCACGCACCGACAAGCAGATCTCGGCGGCGATCCGCCGCGAGCTGATGCGCGACGGCCAGGTGTTCTTTGTGCACAACCGGGTTTCCTCGATCGATGCGATCGCCGCCGAGTTGCGCGAACTGGTGCCCGAGGCGCGCGTGGAGGTGGCGCACGGCAAGATGAGCGAGTCCCGGCTGGAGAAGATCATCCAGGACTTCTGGGAGAAGAAGTTCGACGTGCTGGTCTCCACCACGATCATCGAGACCGGCCTGGACATCTCGAATGCGAACACGCTGATCGTGGACCGGGCGGACAACTACGGCCTGTCGCAGCTGCACCAGCTGCGCGGGCGCGTGGGCCGCGGGCGCGAGCGCGCGTACGCCTACTTCCTGTGGAACGCGGAGAAGCCGCTGGGCGAGGTGGCGCTGGAACGGCTCAAGGCCGTGGCCGCGCACAACGAGCTGGGCTCCGGCTACCAGCTGGCCATGAAGGACCTGGAGATCCGCGGCGCCGGCAACCTGCTGGGCGGGGAGCAGTCCGGCCACATCGCCGGGGTCGGGTTCGATTTGTACCTGCGCCTGGTCGGCGAGGCCGTGGCCGAATACAAGGGCGACGCCGACGAGAAGACGGCGGAGATGAAGATCGAGCTTCCGGTCAACGCCCACCTGCCGCACGACTACGTGCCGGGGGAGCGGTTGCGACTGGAGGCCTACCGCAAGATCGCCGCGGCGACCGACTTCGAGGGGCTGGCGGAGGTGCACGCCGAGTTGGTGGACCGCTACGGCCAGCCGCCGGCTCCGGTGGTGAACCTGCTTGAGGTCGCGCGCATCAGGATTCGCGCCCGCGCCCTGGGGCTGACCGACGTGGGCATGGTCGGCAACTTCATCAAGTTCGCCCCCGCGGCCATCGAGAACCTGCCCGATTCTCGGCAGCTGCGCCTGGCGCGCATGTACAAGGGTGCCGCCGACAAGCCGGCGCTGGATGCGATCTTCGTCCCGAAGCCCAAGACCTCCGCGGTCGGCGGGCGCGACCTGGTGGACGAGGAGATCCTGGACTGGGTCTCCGGGGTGCTGTCCAACATCTTCGAATCCGAGCCGCTGAAAGCGAAGAGCTAGCGTCCGCAGGGTTCCCGAGTAGGTGCCCGAAACGTAAATACGCCCTTCCCGGCCGTGGCCGGGAAGGGCGTATTGCGTGATGGATGGTTACTTGTCGCCGTGGTGGATCAGCACCGGGCAGTGCGCGTGGGCCGCCAGCGAGCTGGAGACCGAGCCGAGCAGCAGGCCCTTGAAGCCGCCGCGGCCGCGGGTTCCTATGACCAGCATCGCCGCGTCCTTGGATGCCTCGATGAGCGTGGGGGCCGCGGGGCCCATGGTCACCAAGCGCTCCAGGTGCTCCGGAACGTCGTCGCCGAAGGCCTCGGTGATGGCCTCGTCGAGGGCGGCCCGCGCGTCGGCCTCGGGGTTCCACTCGGGGGTGTAGTCCTCGAGCGCAATGCGGGGCAGCCAGGATGCGAATGCCTGCAGCTCATGGCCTAGTGCCTTGGACAGCGGCGCCGCGTAGCGAAGCGCTGCGATCGACTGCGGGGATCCGTCGACTCCGACGATGACCTTAGTGCGTGGGGCGTTTTCCATGTACGGCTCTCATTTCTGCAAGCGGGGCTCTTCTTCGGATCTCCGGCGATCCGTCTTGTGCACCATCGTACCCGTTCCCACATGGTCTTTTCTACAAGCCGTAGAAAAGTTGTGCCGTGTCCCGCGGCGGTGGAGTTTGTGGCGTCCCCGGGTGCGGGAGGGCACAAAAAACCAGGGCGCACGGTTCCCGAATCCGCCGCGACGGCGGGGTTCGGGGACTGCGCGCCCTGGTTGAAGACCGGGCTTTAGCGCTCCGAGGCGGTCTTGGCCGGGGAGCGGTCGGACATGCCCAGGATGTGCTGCGGGACGGCCCAGGCCAGAACGGTCAGCGCGAGGCATGAGAGGCCCGGGATCCAGGCGTTTTCCAGCGTCCAGAAGGACAGCGCGTAGATCGCGGCGCAGAAGATTGCCAGGAACACCAGGGTTGCAATGAAGTTGCCGACGAAGCGTCCCTGGCCCGAGTGAGCCACATTCTTGCCGTTCGAGTACACAGCGATTCTCCTTGAGTCTGTTTTCAGTGCCCGGGAGCGTACGTCTTAGTACCCCTCGGTGCCTTGTTCACCCTCTACAATAGCAACTCCGGAGCTGGATCCGAGCCTCGTGGCGCCGGCGGCGATCATGGCGCGGGCGGTTTCCAGCGAGCGGACCCCGCCGGAGGCCTTGACGCCGAGATCGGGTCCCACGGTGGCGCGCATCAGGGCCACGTCCTCGAGAGTTGCCCCGCCGCCGGCAAACCCGGTGGAGGTCTTCACGAAATCGGCTCCGGCAGCCACCGAGGCTCGGCAGGCCAGCACCTTTTCGTCGTCGGTGAGCAGCGCCGTCTCGATGATGACCTTCAGGATGGCCCCGTCCTCGTGCACGGCGTCGGCGATCGCCGAAATGTCGGCGACCAGTGCCGCCTCGTCACCGGCCTTCGCCGCGGCGATGTTGATGACCATGTCGATCTCGTTGGCGCCGTCGGCGATGGCGCCGCGGGCCTCAAAGACCTTCGATGCGGTGGTGGTGGCACCGAACGGGAAGCCGATCACCGAGCAGGTCAGCACGCCGGAGCCGGCCAGCGCGGCGGTCACCGTGGAAACCCAGAGCGGGTTCACGCAGACCGACTTGAAGTTGTACTTGGCGGCCTCGGCGCAGATGCGCTCGATGTCGGCGCGGGAGGCGTCGGCATTCAGGATGGTGTGGTCGATGTAGGAGGCGATGTTTTCGATGTTCGGCTCGGTGCTCATGCTTGGGACTACTCCTGTGGTTCTGGTGTGGGGGAACGGATGGGAAGGGCGGGGGTGCGGGCGCCGGAGGCATCCGCGGGATGCGCTAGGCGCGCAACATTAGCAAAAGTTCGTGCTTGATGGACTCAAGCCGGACCCGGCCGGCCGTGCGCAGGACCGGGAGGTCGGCGGCGTCGGCGACCGGCGCGATGACCTCCAGGTAGCACTTGAGCTTGGGCTCGGTGCCCGAGGGGCGCACGATGACCCGGGTCCCGGCGTCGGTGAGGAACAGCAGCCCGTCGGTCGGCGGCAGGTGCGCACCGAGGCCCAGGTCCTCGAATTCGACGATGGCTTCCCCGGCAAGCGACTGCGGCGGGGTGCCGCGCAGCGCATCCATCATGGTGCCCAGCAGGCCAAGGTCCTTGACCCGGACCGAGAGCTGGTCGGTCTGGTGCAAGCCGTGGGCCAGCGCCAGCTGGTCGAGCACCTGCGGGAAGCCGGAGCCCGCGGCCTTGAGTTCGGCCGCGTATTCGGCCAGCAGCAGGGCCGCGGAAATGCCGTCCTTGTCGCGCACCAGATCCGGGGCGACGCAGTAGCCGAGGGCCTCCTCGTAGCCGAAGGCCAGGTGCGGGGCGCGGGAAATCCACTTGAAGCCGGTCAGCGTCTGTTCGTGCTTCAGCCCGCTGGCCGCCGCGATGGAGGCCAGCATGCGCGAGGAGACGATCGAGTTGGCGAAGACGGAAGTAGGGTCGGCAGCCGGTGCCAGTCGGGCGCCGAGCAGCCAGCCGACCTCGTCCCCGCGCAGCATGCGCCAGCCGGTGCCGGGGAATTCCACGGCACCGGCGCAGCGGTCGGCATCCGGGTCGTTGGCGATGACCAGGTCGGCACCGGTTTCCTTGGCGAGCTCCACGGCAAGGTCGATGGCGCCGGGTTCCTCCGGGTTGGGGAACGCGACGGTGGGGAATTCCGGGTCGGGGTGTTCCTGCTCGGGCACGATGGCAACCCGGGTGAAACCCGAGGCCGCGAAGCCCTGGGACATGGTGTGCCCACCGACCCCGTGCATCGGGGTCAGCACGATCTTCAGGCCGGCGCGCGCGGCGTCCAGGTCAGCGGTCGCCTCGCCGCCGGGGGCGGTGAGCAGCGCGGTGACCTTGGACAGGTAGGCGGCCTCGATGTCTCCGGCCTCGCCGCCGCCGGGCAACACGTCCCAGCCGGATTCGGCCAGGGTGATGGCGTCGATCGGCTCGTCGTGGTCGATCAGCGCGGCGATCTGCGCGTCGGTGGGCGTGACGATCTGCGCGCCGCGGCCCCAGCCGGACTCGACGCGCCCGCCCAGGTACACTTTGTATCCGTTGTCGGCGGGCGGGTTGTGGCTGGCGGTGACCATGATGCCGGCCTCGGCGTCCAGTGCGCGCACGGCCCAGGCCAGCACCGGGGTGGGCAGCGGCAGCGGCATCAGCGACACCCGCACGCCGGCCGCGGTGAGGATCGCGGCGGATTCGCGGGCGAACTTGTCCGAGTTGTGCCTGGCGTCGAACCCGACCACCGCGCTGGGGACGTAGCTTCCCGCTGCGCGTTCGACCAGGAAGCGCCCGATGCCCGCGGCGGTGCGGCGCACCACCATGGAGTTCATCCGGTTGGGGCCGGCGCCCAGCTCGGCGCGCAGGCCCGCCGTGCCGAAGGCGAGGTTCCCCGCGAACCTGTCTTCCAGTTCCTCCAGCGCCTCGGCTTCCCCGGCGCGCACGCGCCAG
It contains:
- a CDS encoding universal stress protein; protein product: MENAPRTKVIVGVDGSPQSIAALRYAAPLSKALGHELQAFASWLPRIALEDYTPEWNPEADARAALDEAITEAFGDDVPEHLERLVTMGPAAPTLIEASKDAAMLVIGTRGRGGFKGLLLGSVSSSLAAHAHCPVLIHHGDK
- the mfd gene encoding transcription-repair coupling factor, with product MALHGLRSALRADTSFSRVHSNAATGYATRANQLEIAAPTGMRPVITAETLEALQSKVPGAVVLAVTATGREAEDLSAGLRSYLPDEAIAEFPSWETLPHERLSPRSDTVGRRLAVLRRLELKDPGLKVIVAPVRAVIQPLVAGLGKLETVDLKVGDEYPFSAVVRALADAAYARVDMVTHRGEFAVRGGILDVFPPTYAHPVRIDFFGDEIEAMRFFSIADQRSLDSEAPVQIQAPPCRELLITPAVMSKAARLQEHMPAARDMLAKIAGGIAVEGMESLAPLLVDSMVPLLSQLPAESIALVMEPERVRARAHDLEATNAEFLAAAWATASDGGAAPLDLSQAQAQAAADELEAGNFTSLAKTLLDAQEAKVSWWTLTSLGSDTELLPEVDAIRLDAREPRGYQGDVAEMMQFISSRIKDNWRLVVATDGPGPAQRLAELFHDADIPTHRIDSLEGEPTEGLIEITTAQAGRGFVLDSLKLGLLTEADLLGRSSAYAPRGAKRMAVKRRNAVDPLSLVEGDYVVHEQHGIAKFVELIARKVAGGTDAKREYLVLEYAPSKRGAPGDKLFVPTDQLDQVTRYVGGEAPSLSKMGGSDWASTKSKARKAVKEIAGDLIRLYSARMASRGHSFAKDTPWQSELEEAFAYVETPDQLTTINEVKADMEREIPMDRLISGDVGFGKTEIAVRAAFKAVQDSKQVAVLVPTTLLASQHHQTFTDRYSGFPVRVRTLSRFQSAKESKDIVEGLKNGSVDVVIGTHRLLSDTVQFKDLGLVIVDEEQRFGVEHKEQLKKMRTNVDVLSMSATPIPRTLEMSLTGIRETSTLATPPEERHPVLTYVGPRTDKQISAAIRRELMRDGQVFFVHNRVSSIDAIAAELRELVPEARVEVAHGKMSESRLEKIIQDFWEKKFDVLVSTTIIETGLDISNANTLIVDRADNYGLSQLHQLRGRVGRGRERAYAYFLWNAEKPLGEVALERLKAVAAHNELGSGYQLAMKDLEIRGAGNLLGGEQSGHIAGVGFDLYLRLVGEAVAEYKGDADEKTAEMKIELPVNAHLPHDYVPGERLRLEAYRKIAAATDFEGLAEVHAELVDRYGQPPAPVVNLLEVARIRIRARALGLTDVGMVGNFIKFAPAAIENLPDSRQLRLARMYKGAADKPALDAIFVPKPKTSAVGGRDLVDEEILDWVSGVLSNIFESEPLKAKS
- a CDS encoding phospho-sugar mutase, coding for MSQNLHHTELLDRAAAWADQDPDAQTQAQLRGLCWRVRAGEAEALEELEDRFAGNLAFGTAGLRAELGAGPNRMNSMVVRRTAAGIGRFLVERAAGSYVPSAVVGFDARHNSDKFARESAAILTAAGVRVSLMPLPLPTPVLAWAVRALDAEAGIMVTASHNPPADNGYKVYLGGRVESGWGRGAQIVTPTDAQIAALIDHDEPIDAITLAESGWDVLPGGGEAGDIEAAYLSKVTALLTAPGGEATADLDAARAGLKIVLTPMHGVGGHTMSQGFAASGFTRVAIVPEQEHPDPEFPTVAFPNPEEPGAIDLAVELAKETGADLVIANDPDADRCAGAVEFPGTGWRMLRGDEVGWLLGARLAPAADPTSVFANSIVSSRMLASIAAASGLKHEQTLTGFKWISRAPHLAFGYEEALGYCVAPDLVRDKDGISAALLLAEYAAELKAAGSGFPQVLDQLALAHGLHQTDQLSVRVKDLGLLGTMMDALRGTPPQSLAGEAIVEFEDLGLGAHLPPTDGLLFLTDAGTRVIVRPSGTEPKLKCYLEVIAPVADAADLPVLRTAGRVRLESIKHELLLMLRA
- the deoC gene encoding deoxyribose-phosphate aldolase, with amino-acid sequence MSTEPNIENIASYIDHTILNADASRADIERICAEAAKYNFKSVCVNPLWVSTVTAALAGSGVLTCSVIGFPFGATTTASKVFEARGAIADGANEIDMVINIAAAKAGDEAALVADISAIADAVHEDGAILKVIIETALLTDDEKVLACRASVAAGADFVKTSTGFAGGGATLEDVALMRATVGPDLGVKASGGVRSLETARAMIAAGATRLGSSSGVAIVEGEQGTEGY